Part of the Desulfohalovibrio reitneri genome is shown below.
ATCCGCACGCCCATGAACACCATGCTGGGCATGGTGGACCTGCTGCGCGACTCCAGGCTGAACGGCGAGCAGGAGGAATACGTCTCCCTGCTGGAGAACGCGGGCGAGACCCTGCTCAGCCTGCTCAACGACATCCTGGACCTCTCCCGTGTGGAGTCCGGCCGCCTGACCATCGTGGCCGAGCCGTTCGACCCGCGCGTGCTGGTGGACGAGATATGTTCCCTGCTGCGGCCCCAGGCCCAGGAAAAGGGACTCTACCTGCACTGCGGCCTGGACCATTCGCTGCCCGCCGCCCTGCTCGGCGACTACCACCACATCAGGCAGGTGTTGACCAACCTGGCGCACAACGCCATCAAGTTCACCAGGCAAGGTGGCGTGACGCTGGACGTGAGTCGGCGGGAAAACGGTGACATCCCCAGAATCCGATTTACGGTGAGCGACACCGGCATCGGCATCCCCAGGAAGCAGCAGACCCGCATTTTCGATATCTTCACCCAGGCCGACTCCTCCATCACCCGCGAGTTCGGCGGCACCGGACTGGGACTGGCCATCTGCCGCAGGCTGGTGGAGGCCATGGGCGGGGAAATCCAATTGGAGAGCGCGCCCGGTGGCGGCAGCCGCTTTTCCTTTGTTCTGCCTCTGCCTCGGGCCGAACTCGGCATGGAGGAGCTGGAGGAAGCCCCCGCGGACAACGCCCAGATGCGGGGAGACGGACTGCGCCTGCTGCTGGTGGAGGACAACCAGAACAACCGCCTGCTCTTCGAGCGGTTTTTGCGGAACACTCCGCACCGCGTGGACTGGGCGGGAGACGGGCGCAAGGCGCTGGAAATGTTCCGCGAAACGGAATACGACATGGTTTTTATGGATCTGGAGATGCCGGTCATGGACGGCTACGAGGCCACCCGCCGCCTGCGCGCCGAGGAGGAACGCCTGGGACGCGAGCCCGTGCCCGTGGTGGCCCTGACCGCCCACAGCCTTGAGGAGCACCGCGAGGAGAGTCTGGCCGCGGGCTGCACCGAGCACCTCCCCAAGCCGTACAGCAAGGCCTCCCTGCTGAAAGCCATTCACCGGCACGCCGCCTAGGCCATGTCCGCTGGCACATCTTCCATCCCGGTGGCCCTGGCCGCCGTCCCAGGCTACGACGCCTTCGGCCTGCTGGAGGCCGCGCGCCGCTGCCTGGCGGCGGCCGGGGTGCAGCGGTTGCGCGGGGCGCGGGTGCTGGTCAAGCCCAATCTGGTCTCTCCCAAGAACCCCCTTTTGACCTGCACACGGGCGGAGGTGGTGCGGGCGGCCTGCCTGGCGCTGCGCGAGGCGGGGGCCGACCCCTGGGTGGGGGATTCCCCGGCCTTCGGCAGCGCGGCCTCGGTGGCCCGGGCGGCGGGGTATCCCCAGGCCCTGGCCGATCTGGACGTGCCCATCCGGGGGCTGGGCCGCGCCGTGCCCCTGGACTTCGCCGACGGCGGCTGCATCGGCGTCTCGCGCGCCGCCCTGGAGGCGGACCTGATCTGCAACCTGCCCAAGGCCAAGGCGCACGGACAGGTGCGGCTGACCCTGGCGGCCAAGAATCTTTTCGGCTGCGTGGTGGGGGCGCGCAAGGCCCTGGCCCATGCCCGCATGGGGGAGAAGGCCAACCGCTTCGAGTCCATGCTCTGCGACGTGGCGGCCGCGCTGCCGCCGGGCGTCTCCCTGCTGGACGGGGTGGAGGCCATGCACGTGGACGGCCCCCAGGGCGGGGAGCCGTTCCACCTGGGGATGCTGGCCGCCTGCCGCGACCCCTTCGCCCTGGACACCGCCCTGTACGGCCTGCTGGGCGTGACGCCGGACGAGGTGCCCCTGTGGCGCGAGGCCAGGGAGCGCGGCCTGCCCGGGGCCTTCGCCGAGAACCTTTCCTTCCCCCTGGACCGCCCTGAGTCCTTCGACGCCAGCGGGTTTGAGATGCCGGGCCGCCTGTCGCCCGTGACCTTCGACCCCTTCCGCCTGCTCAAGGGACGGCTCAAGAGCTTCGTCCGCCGCTTCAAATAGCCCGGCCTAGCACGCGGCCACGGGCAGCTCGTCCCAGCGCGAGGTGTAGGCCGGGGAGAGGCGGTCGCGCCGCATGGACCACGGCCTGTGGATGCCGGAGGCGGCGGAGTGCAGCGTCCGCCGCCCCCAGCGGGCGTTGACGCGGTCCATGGTCCGCATCAGCTCCGTCCGGCGCGGGTCGTCGCCCTCGGGATGGCCCAGCAGGCGCAGTTGCCGCCCGCCCTCCGGCTCGATGCCGGACAGCAGCACCCCCGCCTTGACGTAGCCGTAGCCGGGCTTGAACAGCCGCTCCAGCAGCGCGTGCGCCGCGCGGGCGATGCGCGCGGTGTCCGCCGTGGGGTGCTCCAGAGCCGTGCCCAGCATGCCCTGGTGCTGGGGCGCGCCCTCCTTGAAGGGATTGGTGCGGATGAAGGCGGAGACGTGGGCGCAGGCGCAGCCCTGCCGCCGCAGCTTTTCCCCGGCCCGGGCGGCGTACAGGCTGAGGGCCTCCCGCAACTGGTCCGGATCGGTCAGCGGGCGGCTGAAGGAGCGGGAGGAGCAGATGGCCTTCTTGGCCGGGGGGACGCGCTCCAGGTCGATGCAGGGCATTCCGCGCAGCTCCAGCACGGTGTGCAGCCCGGTGACGCTCATGCGCTTGCGGGCCAGGTCGCGGTCCATCCGCTTCAGCCCGGCCGCGTGGCGCACGCCGTGGTGCCCCAGCATGGCCGCGTGGCGAGGCCCCACGCCCCACACGTCGCCGGGGTCGAGGGTTCGCAGGTGCGGGTCGTCGCCGTCGCCGCCGCGCAGGGTGAACACGCCGCCGCCCCGCTTGGCCAGCTTGTTGGCCGCCTTGGCCAGGGTCTTGGTGGGGCCCAGGCCGATGGATACGGGAATGCCGGTCCAGCGGCGCACCTGCTCCCGCAGCCGGGCGACGTACCCGGAAAGATCGCCGCGCAGCCCGTGCAGGTCCAGAAAGGCCTCGTCGATGGAGTAGACCTCCATGTCCGGCGCGGCGGCGGAAAGCACCCGCATGACCCGCGCCGAGAGGTCGCCGTACAGGGCGTAGTTGGAGGAGAACACGGCCACGCCGTGGCGGCGGAAGACCGCCTCCCATTTGAAGGCGGGCGCGCCCATGGGGATGTCCAGGGCCTTGGCCTCGGCGGAGCGGGCCACCACGCAGCCGTCGTTGTTGGACAGCACCACCACCGGGCGGCGGGCCAGGTGCGGGGCGAAGACGCGCTCGCAGGAGGCGTAGAAGGAGTTGCAGTCCACCAAAGCGAACATGGTGCGTACCTGGGGCTGGAAAGCGGCCTGTTGGAGTTCGAGGGCGGCTGGCGCGGAATCAGCCCGCCTTGTGGATGACGAAGGTGACCACGCCCCAGATGTCCAGTTCCTCGTCCCCGTCCAGCACCAGGGGGGCGTAGTCCGGGTTCTCCGGCAGGAGCAGGGCGCGGCCGTCCCTGGTGCGGAACCGCTTGACGGTCAGCTCGCCGTGCACCGAGGCCACCACGATGCTGCCCTGGCGCGGCTGCCGGGCGCGGTCCACCACCAGGATGTCGCCGTCGCGCACCCCGGCGCCCTCCATGGAATCGCCCGCGGCCCGCATGAAGAAGGTGGCCGCCGGGTTCTCCACCAGGTGCTCGTTGAGGTCCAGGGCGGTGTCCAGGTAGTCGTCCGCCGGGGACGGGAACCCGGCCTGCACCGCCTCCAGCAGCAGGGGACGGGCCAGCCGCGCGGCGTGCGGGCTGGGGCGGCCCGCGGCGCGGAGTATGGGGTTGGCGGCCATGCGCGCTCCGGTTGTACGATTTTGCGGACAATGTCCGCATTGACTTTACTTTTAGCCGGAGCGCGGGAACGGGTCAAGGCTTGACCGGGGTGGTCGGCTTGGGCAGGCTTGCGCTTCCCCCGCCCCGGCGGGGCGTTCCGTCCGCACACCAGCCCAGGGAATCATTCGGAGAATCCGCCTATGTATCGGGAAACGGCGCACATCGTCCTGGCCTCGGCCTCGCCCAGGCGGCGGGAACTGCTCTCGCGCACCGGAATCGCCTTCCAGGTAAGCCCGGCCCGCATGGAGGAGCCCCCGGCCGAAGAGGGCGAGGCGGCCCCGGACTACGTGGGCCGCATGGCCCGGCTCAAGGGGCTGGAGGTGGCGGCCCGCTTCCCCCGCTCCGTGGTGCTTGCCGCGGACACCGCCGTGGTGGCCCCGGACGGCGAGGTCATGGGCAAGCCCCGCGACGCCGGGGACGCCCTGCGCATGCTGCAGCAGCTTGCGGGCAACGACCACCAGGTCGTCACCGGCTGCGCCCTCGTCTCCCCCAACCGCCCGCCCCACGCCTTCACCGTGGCCACCACCGTCCGCTTCGCTCCGGTCCCCGCCCAAATCCTGCAAGCCTACGCCGCCTCGGAAGAACCCCGGGACAAGGCCGGGGCCTACGCCATCCAGGGCGAGGCCGCCGCCCTGGTGGAATCCATCAGCGGCTCCTGGACCAACGTGGTCGGGTTGCCGCTGGCGGAGGTGATGGAGGTGTTGATGGCTTGGGGGGTGGTGGCTTGCGAGTCATCGTGACGCCGCCGACGGGATGATGCCGGGATGAGCAGCGTTGATCTGGTTGCCATGCTCGGCAACTGGCGGGGCGTTCTCACGCGGTTGGGGGCGTTCTCGCCCTTGATCCTGGCGGGGGAGCGACTGTTGCACCAGGTCCTGCCACTGCTGAAGCGGCACGACGTGCATCCTGAGTACATCCTGGCCGAGGAGGGCGGCGGACGGAGCGCCTGCGGGCTCGAACGCATCCAGGCGCATGCTCTGCAAACCATGCCGCCGACAACCGGCATATGCGTGTGCGATCTGGGCGGGGTCGAGCTGGCGCACGAGTTGAAATCCGTGGCGGATTTCCCGGTTCTGGACGGCTTCCTTCCCCTGTGCCACGACATGTTCGCCCCTCATTTCGATCCCAGGCGCATCGCGGACAATCTTGACCGGATCCACGCCGCCAGGCGGCTGTTCACCGACGAACCCTCCCTGGAGCTCTTCGACGCCATCCTCGCCTTCCGCCTCTCCCGCGACCTCGGGCTGCTGCCCCTGCCCGCCATTCCGCTCTATTTCCATCCGGGCACGGCGCCCCGCGCTGGGGACGTGATAATCGACGCCGGGGCGTTTGATGGGGACACAGCGCTCTCATTCGCCTCGGCAGCGAATAATCGCGCCAAAATATTCGCGTTCGAGCCGGACAGGACGAATCTGGCCGCGCTCAAGGGCGCGGTGCGGCGGGCCGGGGCGGAGCGGGTGGTGGAGGCGGTTCCCATGGCCTTATCCGGGGAGGACGGCCACGTGCCGTTCACCGGGGCCGGGTCGTCCGCGCGAATAGGCGGCAAAGGGGAGCGGGTGCGGTCGACGACGCTCGATTCCTTCTGCGCGGCCAGGGGAATCAGGCCCACGCTGATAAAGACCGATCTCGAGGGGGCCGACCTCGACGCACTGCGCGGAGCGCGGGAGACAACCCGCGCCCACAGGCCGCGTCTGGCCTTGTCCGTCTACCACCGCCCCGAAGACCTCTGGGAGATTCCCCTGCTGGCGGCGCAACTCCGCCCCGGGTCCCGCCTCAGCCTCGTCCGCCACCAGGGCCCGGAGTCCCTGGGAGAAATCGTCTGCTACGTGTACGATACCCCTGGTGGTGGACAGTGACCTCCCCCCATGCATCGTCGCCGAGGGATGACCGACGGTGCCAGCTTCGGCCTTCATCATCTGAACGCGATACAGGAGGCGGAGTAGAGTAAGTGCCGTGAATTTGTGGTAGCATTCGCCATGGAAGAATTCCCCATAGTATTCACCAGCCTCCATTCCTGGGAGGTGCGGCTCATGCAGCAGGAACTGGAAGCCGAGGGCATCCCGGCCGTTGTGGAGGACGAGGGGGTGGTGGGGGCCAATTGGCTGTACGCCAACGCCGTGGGCGGGGTGAAGCTGCGGGTGCACGCTGAGGACGCGGAGCGCGCCGGACGGGTGGTCCATGAGTTCCAGGGGAAGGACGCGTCCGGGACTGTGTCCCGCTGCCCGGCCTGCGGCGGCTCCAACGTGCGCGGCGAGCGCTGGCCCGTGCTGGGCGTGATCGCTTCATATTTTCTGCTTGGCGTGCCCTTCCTCTTCCGCAAGCAGTGGCGGTGCCGGGACTGTGGGCACACTTGGCGGGGTTAAGCCGCACTTGGCCCGACCAGCCCTCGTTCCCGCGTACTCCATCTGACCCCGCTTGTCCCGCCAAGCGCGGTGCTTCCTCTGTGTATCCGAAATCTTGTCGCTCTTTCAGAGTGATCTCCCGTTCCCGCGCTGTGAAGGAATCATGCTCCTTCCAGCAGGAAGAGGTCGGATAGTTAGCTTGACAGTCAAACTATACCTGAGTAGTCAAGTTTGATAATCAAGCTAATCGCAAATCAAGGGAATGGAGTCGCATATGGATTCGGTATTCTGGGTAGCCTTGCAGAGCAGTCTGGTGCTGGGGTTGATTCACGGGGTGAACCCGTGCGGGCACTCTTGGCTTGTGCTGGCGCCTTTCGTCTACGGCGAGAAGCGTGGCAGGCGGGTGATGTATCTCACGGCCGCCTTCATCATCGGCACCACCCTGGCCTGTCTGGGCATCGGGCTGACGCTGGGTGCGGTTTCCCTGGCCATTCCGCCGGCTTTCGCCTTCTACGTGGATAGCATCACCTTCCTCATCCTGCTCGCCCTTGGCCTGATCCTCATCGTCAAGCCCAACCTGCTGCACAGCCACGACCACGAGCACGACCACGACCACGGCCACAACGAGCACCACGGGGACACGCACCACCATCATCACGAGAGCGACCACGATCACCTCGGCCATTGCCACTTCCATCCGCCCAAGGCGAGCGAGGCCAAGACCATCACCTTCTGGGGGCTGTTCGTCATCGGCTTCGTGAACATGATCGTGCCTTGTCCCACAGTGGCCATGATGTACACCTACGCCATTGACTCGGGCAGCATTCTCAAGGGAACGTCTGTTTTCGCGCTCTACGCCCTGGGCACGGCGATCGCCCTGGCGGCGGTCATCTACGCCATCTTCAAGGCGGCCGGGTTCCTGCGAACTCTGGAGCAGGACTGGGTGGAGCCGGTGATGATGCGCGCGGCGGGCGTGCTGACCATCGCCTTCGGGGCGTACAGCCTGTATTCGGCCACAGCCTAAAGGACGGGGCATGATCGACAGGATCAACCATGCGGTGGTGGAGTTTTTCGAGAAGCTTTCCTCCTGGGAGCACGACGTGGTGCGGGAGAAGGGGATAACCCTGCCGCAGATGCACACCCTGGAGGTGCTGGGCATCCACGGCCCCATGCGCATGAAGGAGCTGGCCGAGCGCATGGGCGTGACCACCGGCACCCTGACCGTGCTGGTGGACCGGCTGGAGGCCAAGGAGTACGCCCGCCGCCGCGCCCACGACACGGACCGCCGTTCCATCATCGTGGAGATGGCCGCCAAGGGGCGTGAACTCTTCGAGGAGCACGACCGGCTCCACCTGGGGCTGACCGAGGAGCTGCTCGCTGCCTGCCCCAAGGAGGATCGCGAGGCCCTGCTGCGCTGCCTGACCGCCATGAACGAGCGGTTCTAGCCCGGGCTTGACTCCCGCGCCGCCATGGCGTCCTCTGCCCAAAAGGAGGACGCCATGCCGTACGTGAACATCAAGATCACCCGCGAGGGGGCCACGGCCGAGGAGAAGGAGCGTCTCATCTCCGGAGTGACGGAGCTGCTGCGGGACGTTTTGGGCAAGAACCCCGAGACCACGGTGGTGGTCATCGACGAGGTGGAGACGGACAACTGGGGCATCGGCGGCGTGCCGGTGACCGAGCGGCGGAAGCGGGGGATGTAGGTCGGGGCTCGTTCTTTTCCGGCTGGCCTGAGCGGAGAGGCCACTCTCTGTCGATATCGACAATTCGTTGCTATTTGCGGCATTAATCTGTATTTGTCTTTCGAAAAACGAAAAGGAGATGGGTTTATGCCGCATCAGGTCACGTCGCACATGTACAATTTCACTCTCCCCAGGAATGGCTCGGCCATGCAGATGACCATCAAAAAGGACAACAAAGTCCTGGGACATCTGTCCATTGGCCGTGGTTCCTTCTGGTGGAGGGACAAGGGGGACAAGAATTCCCGCTATCTCACTTGGGAGGAATTCTTCGATTTCTTACGGAGACACGAAGGCGAGTTTTCAGTCTAAAAAACAAAGAGGCCCGGAGGATCGCATCCCCCGGGCCTTTTTCGTGCCTGGAGCCTTGGCGGGGCGGGCGGCCCGCTATTTGCGCATGCGTTCCATGAGCCGCCGCAGTTCGTCGGACTCGCTGGCCAGGCCCTCGATGGCCTGGGCGGCCTGAACCATGCCGTCGGCGGTTTCCTGGGAAATCCCCCCGATTTCCTCCACCGCGGCCATGATCTTGCCCGATGCCTCGGACTGCTCCTCCGAGGCCTGGGCGATGGAGCGCACCCGTTCGGCCGTGCCCTCCACGATGCGCACGATGCCGGACAGCGCCTCGCCCGACTCCCGGGCCAGCTCGGTGGAGCGGGCCACGGCCTCGGCCGCAGCCGAGGTGGCGGAGACGCTTTTCTCCGCGTCGCCCTGGATGCCGGAGATGGCCTCGGTGACCTCGGTTGTGGCGGACATGGTTTTTTCCGCCAGCTTGCGCACCTCGTCGGCCACCACGGCGAAGCCGCGCCCGGCGTCGCCAGCGCGGGCGGCCTCGATGGCCGCGTTGAGGGCGAGGAGGTTGGTCTGGTCGGCGATGTCCTGGATGACGGTGATGATTTCACCGATGGACCGGGCGCGCTTGCTGAGCTGGTCCATGTTCTCCTGCAGGGCGGCGGCCTGGCGGTCCACGTCGTTGATGGCCTCCACGGCCCGGGCCACCACGTCCTCGCCCTTGACCGCCATTTCCCTGGCCTCGTCCGCGTTGTCCGACGCGGTGGAGGCGCTCTCGGCCACCTCGGTCACGCGCTCGTTGAGGCGGCGCACGTCCTGCATAGTCTCGGCGGTGCGCTCCTTTTGGTTCTCCGCCCCGCGCGAGGCCTGCTCCACCTGCCCGGTGAGGTTGTCCGAGGCCTCGGAGACCTCCTGGGCGATGCGGGTGGCGTCCTCGGCCACGGCGGTGATCTTGTCGTTCTGCTCGCGGATTTCCTGTTCCTGGGCGCGGATGCGGGTCAGGTCGAAGTAGAGGGTGAATACGCCCATCTTGCGGTTGTCCATGTCGAAGATGGGGGTGGCGTTGACGTTGAGCACCACGGACTGGCCGTCGCGCTCCACTTCCATCTCCCCCTCCACGCGGGTTTCGTCCTCCAGGGCGCGGGTGGAGCGGGTTTCGCGGCTGGCGTCGCCGTAGAAGAACTCCCCGGCGGTCAGGCTGTGGTATTCCTCGGCCTGGCCCGTCTTGCCAAGCGCCTGCAGCAGGAGGTCGTTCACCCGGGTGATGCGGCCCTGGTTGTCCAGCACCAGGTAGGGGAAGGCGGTGGAAATCCCTTCCAGCACGCCGTCGGAGAAGCCCAGCTTGTCCTTGAGCTCGTCAACCATGCCGCCCACGTCGCGGGAGAGGTCGGCCAGCTCGAAGCGGTAGGAGCCCTCCAGACTGGCCGAGAGGTTTCCGCGGGAGACGGCCGAGGTGAAGGCCTGGATGCGGGAGATGGGGCCGGTGACCATGCGCCGCACCAGCAGGAAGATGGCCGCCACCAACACGGCCACGGCGATCAGCCCCATGACGGCCAGGATGTTGCGCTGGTCCACGGCGCGGGAGGCCATGTCCGCCTTGTAGGCGGATGTGACCAGCACCCAGTCCGTGCGCGGCACGGTGGAGGCCACGCCCAGCATGTCCTCGCCGCGCCACTGGTAGGAGAAGGCGGTTTCGTTCGCGCCGACCTCTGCGGGCAGGGCGGAGAAGGTGGTGCCAACCATATCCCCCTCGGGATGGGCGATAACCCGCCCGGCGGAGTCCAGCAGGAAGGCGTGGCCTCGTTTGCCGATCTCCACGGGCAGGATGTATTCCTCGGCGAAGGACTGGAAGTCCACGGCCACGGCCAAACCGCCGGCCAGCTTTTCGAACAGGTTGAACACGGGCTGGGCGATGAGAAACACCTTGCGGCCCGAGTATTGACCCGTGTTCACGCGGTCGCCCACGTACACATCGCCATCGGCCGTGGCACGGAAGTAAGATGTTCCCGCCACGTCCTCGGTTTCGATTTTTTCGCCGTCCGCGTTCATGCCCACTTTCACCGCGCCGTCGGAATCATACATCCACCCGGCCACGAAGACGTCGAAGGCTTCCAGGTAGGCGGCCAGCTGCTTCTTGGCGTAGCGGCCGGAGCCGCCGTACAGCACCCCCGCCATCTGCTCGTTCTTGACCATGGCCTCGGCCTTGGCCGCGGATTCGTCCACGAAGTCCGCCAGGGTGCTGCGAAGGGAGCCGTTCAGCTCCTCCATCTGCTTGGTCTGGACTTCCAAAATGGCCTGGTAGGAGGAACTGGAAGCGTAGGCGATGAGGGCCACGATGGAGGCGGCCACGATAAGGAAAGTAAAGACGAGCAAGCGTCCGTTAATGCTGTCGAAACGCATAATGAAAGACCTTTTCCTGATGCTCTGTGCAAATTCGCGGCGCGAGGCGGGACAGTGAAGGGGGGTGCGGAGACGCTCCGCGTCTGAAAATCTTACATTTACTCCCGGAAAAATCAAGAATGCGCAAAGGCCGCGTCGCCCGGCGGCTAGGCCTGTTCCAGCCCATCGACCTTTGCCCGGCTCTCGGGTAATCTGCCGGGCCATGCGAGACCAACCACCCATCACACCGGAAACCACTGGCGACGCCCTGCTGCTTTCCCTGTCCACCCTCGGTTTCGTGGGCCGTTCACCGGTCATGCCGGGCACCTGCGGATCGGCCGTGGCCGTGCTGCTGGCGCCGCTTCTGTTTCTGCCCCTTTCCTGGCCGGTTCAGCTGGCTGTCCTGGCGGGGATGTTCCTGTTGGGCGGCTGGGCGGCCACGAGGGTGGAGCGCATGTCCGCCCGGCACGACCCCTCCATGGTGGTCATCGACGAGGTGGTGGGCCAATGGCTGGCCCTGCTGCCCCTGGCGGCCACGGCCTCCTGGCCCTGGCTTGCGGCCGGGTTCGTTTTCTTCCGCGCGCTGGACATCGCCAAGCCCTGGCCCGTGCGCCGGTCCGAGCACTGGCTGCCGGAGGGCTTCGGCGTGATGCTGGACGACGTGCTGGCCGGAGCGGGCGCGGCCGGGCTGCTCTGGGCGGCGCGGGCAATGCTGGCCTGACGCGGACGAAAAAAAGGCCGGAAGCGAATCCGCTCCCGGCCTTGCACTCGTCGTATGAATCCCGTCGCGCCGTCTACTTGACCACCTTGAATTCGCAGCGGCGGTTCTTGGCCCAGGCGACCTCGTTGTTGGCCGGGTCGATGGGGTCCTCCTCGCCGTAGCTGACGATGTTCATGCGGTTGGGCGAGATGCCCAGGAGCACCAGGTACTCGTAGGCGGCCCTGGCGCGGCGCTCGCCCAGGGCCAGGTTGTATTCCTCGGTGCCCCGGTTGTCGCAGTAGCCCTCGATGACCAGCCGCAGGTCCTCGTGCTCCTTGAGGATCTCGGCCTTCGCGCGGAGAATGTCCCGCGCCTCGTCGCTCAGTTCGAAGGAGTCGAAGGCGAAGTTGATCATGGTGGCCAGCTCGGCCATGTCTTCCTGCATCATCTCCGTGCGGCGCTCTTCCTGGCGGGCGCGGCGCTGCTCTTCCAGGCGGCGTTCCTCAAGCTCGCGTTGCTTGAGCGCCTCGCGCTCCTCCTGGGTCATGGCCTCCTGGCCTTCCCGGGCCGATTCGGCGGCCTGGCCTTCGGTGGCCGCGCCGGTGGCGCCCTTGGGAAGGCCGCTTTGCGACTGCTTGCTGGTGCAGCCCATGCCCGCGCTCAGCATGGCGGCGAGCAGGGCGATGGTCAGTAGGCGGAAGACGGTCTGCATGGGAGCCCTCCTCATGGACGGGGTTTGTTCGGCTTACGCTTGGGGTTGTAGCCGGTTTTCATCAAATGTCAAAGCTCGCCGCCATATGCCCAGGTTGGGTGGCGGGCCTCGCCCTCGCCGGTCTCAACCTTGATGGGCGCGTCGCCGTGCCGGGTGGTCAGGTAAATCTGGTAGGAGCCGCCGCGCGAGGAGGCGAAGGCCACGAAGTAGCCGTCCGGGGCGAAGGCCGGGTCCTCGTCGTTGCCCGGGCCGAAGCTGATCTGCCGCTCCTTGCCCGTGGTCAGGTCGTGCAGGAAGATGCGGTGTCCGTCCGGGGTGCGGCGGGAGTAGACCAGCAGGGTGCCGTCCGGGCTCAGGGAGGGCGAGGTATTGTAGCGGCCCTGATAGGTGACGCGCTCCGAATCCCCGGAATCGCGGTCCAGCATAAAGACATAGGGATTGCCCAGCCGGTCCGAGACGAAGGCCATTTTCCCCCCGGACTCGTCGAATGAGGGGGAGATGTCGATGGCCCAGCTCTCGACGAGCGGCTTGCCCGGCTTGTAGTCCTCGTCCAGCAGGTAGATGTTCTGCTCACCGCGGGGGTTGAGCGTGACCGCCACCCTGCC
Proteins encoded:
- a CDS encoding methyl-accepting chemotaxis protein; translation: MRFDSINGRLLVFTFLIVAASIVALIAYASSSSYQAILEVQTKQMEELNGSLRSTLADFVDESAAKAEAMVKNEQMAGVLYGGSGRYAKKQLAAYLEAFDVFVAGWMYDSDGAVKVGMNADGEKIETEDVAGTSYFRATADGDVYVGDRVNTGQYSGRKVFLIAQPVFNLFEKLAGGLAVAVDFQSFAEEYILPVEIGKRGHAFLLDSAGRVIAHPEGDMVGTTFSALPAEVGANETAFSYQWRGEDMLGVASTVPRTDWVLVTSAYKADMASRAVDQRNILAVMGLIAVAVLVAAIFLLVRRMVTGPISRIQAFTSAVSRGNLSASLEGSYRFELADLSRDVGGMVDELKDKLGFSDGVLEGISTAFPYLVLDNQGRITRVNDLLLQALGKTGQAEEYHSLTAGEFFYGDASRETRSTRALEDETRVEGEMEVERDGQSVVLNVNATPIFDMDNRKMGVFTLYFDLTRIRAQEQEIREQNDKITAVAEDATRIAQEVSEASDNLTGQVEQASRGAENQKERTAETMQDVRRLNERVTEVAESASTASDNADEAREMAVKGEDVVARAVEAINDVDRQAAALQENMDQLSKRARSIGEIITVIQDIADQTNLLALNAAIEAARAGDAGRGFAVVADEVRKLAEKTMSATTEVTEAISGIQGDAEKSVSATSAAAEAVARSTELARESGEALSGIVRIVEGTAERVRSIAQASEEQSEASGKIMAAVEEIGGISQETADGMVQAAQAIEGLASESDELRRLMERMRK
- a CDS encoding FkbM family methyltransferase produces the protein MSSVDLVAMLGNWRGVLTRLGAFSPLILAGERLLHQVLPLLKRHDVHPEYILAEEGGGRSACGLERIQAHALQTMPPTTGICVCDLGGVELAHELKSVADFPVLDGFLPLCHDMFAPHFDPRRIADNLDRIHAARRLFTDEPSLELFDAILAFRLSRDLGLLPLPAIPLYFHPGTAPRAGDVIIDAGAFDGDTALSFASAANNRAKIFAFEPDRTNLAALKGAVRRAGAERVVEAVPMALSGEDGHVPFTGAGSSARIGGKGERVRSTTLDSFCAARGIRPTLIKTDLEGADLDALRGARETTRAHRPRLALSVYHRPEDLWEIPLLAAQLRPGSRLSLVRHQGPESLGEIVCYVYDTPGGGQ
- a CDS encoding MarR family winged helix-turn-helix transcriptional regulator, which translates into the protein MIDRINHAVVEFFEKLSSWEHDVVREKGITLPQMHTLEVLGIHGPMRMKELAERMGVTTGTLTVLVDRLEAKEYARRRAHDTDRRSIIVEMAAKGRELFEEHDRLHLGLTEELLAACPKEDREALLRCLTAMNERF
- a CDS encoding LexA family protein, with product MAANPILRAAGRPSPHAARLARPLLLEAVQAGFPSPADDYLDTALDLNEHLVENPAATFFMRAAGDSMEGAGVRDGDILVVDRARQPRQGSIVVASVHGELTVKRFRTRDGRALLLPENPDYAPLVLDGDEELDIWGVVTFVIHKAG
- a CDS encoding DUF362 domain-containing protein, yielding MSAGTSSIPVALAAVPGYDAFGLLEAARRCLAAAGVQRLRGARVLVKPNLVSPKNPLLTCTRAEVVRAACLALREAGADPWVGDSPAFGSAASVARAAGYPQALADLDVPIRGLGRAVPLDFADGGCIGVSRAALEADLICNLPKAKAHGQVRLTLAAKNLFGCVVGARKALAHARMGEKANRFESMLCDVAAALPPGVSLLDGVEAMHVDGPQGGEPFHLGMLAACRDPFALDTALYGLLGVTPDEVPLWREARERGLPGAFAENLSFPLDRPESFDASGFEMPGRLSPVTFDPFRLLKGRLKSFVRRFK
- a CDS encoding sulfite exporter TauE/SafE family protein, whose protein sequence is MDSVFWVALQSSLVLGLIHGVNPCGHSWLVLAPFVYGEKRGRRVMYLTAAFIIGTTLACLGIGLTLGAVSLAIPPAFAFYVDSITFLILLALGLILIVKPNLLHSHDHEHDHDHGHNEHHGDTHHHHHESDHDHLGHCHFHPPKASEAKTITFWGLFVIGFVNMIVPCPTVAMMYTYAIDSGSILKGTSVFALYALGTAIALAAVIYAIFKAAGFLRTLEQDWVEPVMMRAAGVLTIAFGAYSLYSATA
- a CDS encoding Maf family protein → MYRETAHIVLASASPRRRELLSRTGIAFQVSPARMEEPPAEEGEAAPDYVGRMARLKGLEVAARFPRSVVLAADTAVVAPDGEVMGKPRDAGDALRMLQQLAGNDHQVVTGCALVSPNRPPHAFTVATTVRFAPVPAQILQAYAASEEPRDKAGAYAIQGEAAALVESISGSWTNVVGLPLAEVMEVLMAWGVVACESS
- a CDS encoding 2-hydroxymuconate tautomerase family protein — protein: MPYVNIKITREGATAEEKERLISGVTELLRDVLGKNPETTVVVIDEVETDNWGIGGVPVTERRKRGM
- a CDS encoding Y-family DNA polymerase, producing MFALVDCNSFYASCERVFAPHLARRPVVVLSNNDGCVVARSAEAKALDIPMGAPAFKWEAVFRRHGVAVFSSNYALYGDLSARVMRVLSAAAPDMEVYSIDEAFLDLHGLRGDLSGYVARLREQVRRWTGIPVSIGLGPTKTLAKAANKLAKRGGGVFTLRGGDGDDPHLRTLDPGDVWGVGPRHAAMLGHHGVRHAAGLKRMDRDLARKRMSVTGLHTVLELRGMPCIDLERVPPAKKAICSSRSFSRPLTDPDQLREALSLYAARAGEKLRRQGCACAHVSAFIRTNPFKEGAPQHQGMLGTALEHPTADTARIARAAHALLERLFKPGYGYVKAGVLLSGIEPEGGRQLRLLGHPEGDDPRRTELMRTMDRVNARWGRRTLHSAASGIHRPWSMRRDRLSPAYTSRWDELPVAAC
- a CDS encoding putative signal transducing protein, translating into MEEFPIVFTSLHSWEVRLMQQELEAEGIPAVVEDEGVVGANWLYANAVGGVKLRVHAEDAERAGRVVHEFQGKDASGTVSRCPACGGSNVRGERWPVLGVIASYFLLGVPFLFRKQWRCRDCGHTWRG